ATTCTCTAACAACAGCTTCTGCTCTTTTTTTTGATAAATCCATATTATATTCAAGTTTTCCCACATTATCTGTATGTCCAACAACATATAGTTTTATTTCAGGGTGTTCTTTTAAAAATTTTGCGATTTCTTTTAGGGTAGGCTCAGATTCCGGTTTTATATCTGCTTTATTAAAATCAAAATATATTCCATAGATAGCAATATGCCCTTCACTCTTTATTCTTTCATATATATCTTTAGCTGTTATAAGTCCTTTTTCCATTTCCTTAAACTCAACAATTCCAAGGAATACCTTTGGTCCATCAAAACTTGGAAGAACACAGATTGATAATGCCAAATTTTTAGTTTTATTTTTTGCAGATAGATAAAAGAAATTATTTTCATCATCCTGTGTGGCGTATATATTCCAGAAATAAGGGTCAAGAAATTTTCTTATTCCAGCAATTTCCTTTCCTCTTGCAGAATAAAGTATATCAAAATTTGCTTTTTTAACTGCTTCTTCATAGTTTTTGAAAACTTCAAAGGGACTTCTTTCTTTTGGTGACTGGTACTGAATTTTTGTAACTTTACCTTCTATTTTTTCCTTTTTTGCCTTCTGTATATCAAAATCACTTGGAGATTTTAAAGGTCCGAGAAGTATATAAAACTCATCAAAATCTTTTACTTCATAATGATAGATAAAAGAACCAGGATATCTTGATATAACAGGATGATCTTTACTTCCTTTGATGTCTTCTTGAGCAAAAATATCATTTATGAAAAAAAATAAAATTAGGAAATAAAAAATTAAGATTTTTAAACTGGAACCTTTTACTA
The nucleotide sequence above comes from candidate division WOR-3 bacterium. Encoded proteins:
- a CDS encoding OmpA family protein translates to MSFKTIIVKGSSLKILIFYFLILFFFINDIFAQEDIKGSKDHPVISRYPGSFIYHYEVKDFDEFYILLGPLKSPSDFDIQKAKKEKIEGKVTKIQYQSPKERSPFEVFKNYEEAVKKANFDILYSARGKEIAGIRKFLDPYFWNIYATQDDENNFFYLSAKNKTKNLALSICVLPSFDGPKVFLGIVEFKEMEKGLITAKDIYERIKSEGHIAIYGIYFDFNKADIKPESEPTLKEIAKFLKEHPEIKLYVVGHTDNVGKLEYNMDLSKKRAEAVVRELTEKYGIEKERLKPFGVGPLSPVASNNTEEGRAKNRRVELVEE